A genome region from Paenibacillus pabuli includes the following:
- a CDS encoding extracellular solute-binding protein — protein sequence MKRAHKKSTVLLSLILAASMLAACGASPDGGSTAEPGTPEETGVKQEGFPIVEEPITLTMMSQDVGVADWNTMPVIQEAEKLTNIKFEFQLTPIDSFATKKNLVFASGDLPDVLYGADLTPAEQVTYGTQGSLIPLEPYIDGGYAPNLKKLFDENPDIRKSFTTPEGHIYALPFIDSAAVWYRSPMWYNGSMLEALGVKELPKTTEELYALLKRVKTEDPNGNGKADEIPLTSVKLDDLRMYFLGFWGMYDPVVYVDKQDKVFYSPMQEGYKGYLEFMNRLWKEDLLDHETFSQTPEQKKAKGENNQIALFNDYFSYFTLGGDPEEAMKNPLMTPVASDIAGTPVYGMHPGLSANGTFAITSVNEHPEATMRWIDYLYSTEGQTLFNQGPEGTLWQYTNKDTFEKEWLPVPGGGDREEYRGTITPNFGMLTPGHNSPELTNGLTTEFDEWIAKENEEKLIPIGKAPFPNAYLTNEQQDEASALLSDLNTYVKQMEAKFVTGEEPLSNWDSYVEQIKKMGGDRIQEIYQEVYDTWNASGE from the coding sequence ATGAAGAGAGCTCACAAGAAATCAACGGTTCTTTTAAGTCTGATCCTTGCTGCGAGTATGCTTGCAGCATGCGGAGCATCTCCTGATGGCGGTTCAACCGCTGAGCCGGGCACACCGGAAGAGACAGGGGTGAAGCAAGAGGGCTTTCCTATTGTGGAGGAACCCATCACATTGACCATGATGTCTCAGGATGTAGGTGTGGCAGACTGGAATACCATGCCGGTTATTCAGGAAGCAGAGAAGCTTACGAACATCAAGTTTGAATTCCAGCTCACTCCGATTGACAGCTTTGCAACCAAGAAAAACCTGGTCTTTGCAAGTGGTGATTTGCCTGATGTACTGTACGGAGCCGATCTTACGCCAGCAGAGCAGGTGACCTATGGCACCCAAGGCTCACTTATCCCGCTTGAACCCTACATTGATGGGGGATATGCTCCAAACCTTAAAAAATTGTTCGATGAAAATCCGGACATTCGCAAATCGTTCACAACGCCTGAAGGACACATTTACGCTCTTCCATTCATCGACAGTGCTGCCGTCTGGTATCGCAGCCCGATGTGGTATAACGGCAGTATGCTGGAAGCACTTGGTGTAAAGGAACTGCCGAAGACAACAGAGGAATTGTACGCATTACTGAAGCGGGTGAAGACGGAAGATCCGAATGGCAACGGCAAGGCGGATGAAATTCCGCTGACTTCCGTGAAGCTGGACGATCTGCGGATGTATTTTCTGGGCTTCTGGGGCATGTATGATCCCGTCGTTTACGTGGATAAGCAGGATAAAGTGTTTTACAGCCCGATGCAGGAAGGATACAAAGGGTATTTGGAATTTATGAATCGCTTGTGGAAGGAGGATCTGCTGGATCACGAGACCTTCTCCCAAACGCCTGAGCAGAAAAAAGCCAAAGGAGAAAACAATCAAATTGCCCTCTTTAATGACTATTTCTCCTACTTTACACTGGGTGGCGATCCGGAGGAGGCAATGAAAAACCCGCTTATGACACCGGTAGCGAGCGACATTGCAGGAACTCCCGTTTACGGTATGCATCCAGGCCTCTCTGCTAACGGAACATTTGCCATCACAAGTGTGAACGAGCATCCCGAAGCAACCATGCGCTGGATCGACTATTTGTATTCCACCGAGGGACAAACGCTCTTCAATCAAGGTCCTGAAGGCACGTTGTGGCAGTATACCAACAAAGATACGTTTGAAAAAGAATGGCTGCCTGTTCCGGGCGGCGGCGATCGTGAAGAGTACAGAGGCACCATTACTCCAAACTTCGGCATGCTGACTCCGGGTCATAACTCACCGGAGCTGACGAATGGTCTCACGACAGAATTTGACGAGTGGATTGCGAAGGAGAACGAAGAGAAGCTGATACCAATCGGTAAAGCGCCGTTCCCGAATGCATATTTGACCAACGAACAGCAGGATGAAGCGTCTGCATTATTGTCTGACCTTAATACGTACGTGAAGCAGATGGAAGCGAAGTTTGTAACCGGGGAAGAGCCTTTGTCCAACTGGGACAGCTATGTCGAACAGATAAAGAAAATGGGCGGAGACCGGATTCAGGAAATCTATCAGGAAGTGTACGATACGTGGAATGCCTCGGGCGAGTAA
- a CDS encoding helix-turn-helix domain-containing protein: MDYFKSKLFLKYIWSYLFILLIPLVFMTVFIYENAVTTLRTEIESSRLAQLSQTKVTIDSRMKELSEIASRISYDNRLSSYRVTNTQTSPEAIRALDQYKATSSMIDEIYLYFHDDKRIYSSKGLTDFEVFADNLSFKNWNKQSLYNDLNETKHPTVRPADVVTKTGGVQDRKLAYLIPITPNSLNPHATVMVFIKESQITDLIDSILGNYQGLTYVLDAEGQVLTANHQGDTLSTDASATLFNTLTPGIQERTLDGKDHSIVSVQSETNGWTYMTIMPSSQFFSSVLDVRSFMMMILGIVLLVGVAIALVLAKMQYKPISTLVEFASSRFPEKKNDGESGNANELERIRSALQNYSSRIDLQEPFARNQYLSTLIKSGDPDPLSSELVQLFDLKLDKEYLFVMVIGWNDSKHADMELRRRIAGSLAHIELLDLQATGYGVELPQLDRFGLIMSFDSVEGIDRISRIKQIMEQIRGLLLDTLSITPLIGAGSAYRQLHELTQSYVEACSAFDLLVPGEYGSSALFEEISKTPSHSYWIPNHMQLKLVQSLKQGNTDIASQLIRSSVTSLQSSMLPALLVRCISFDLLNTILKTASELGEHQMLHQIAPNMVFSSSLEELESILLSLASQLCNEVKKDTQQEEQTLIDRIIEYIDAHFTDHNLSLDTLAYEFEVSPSHVSRSFKEKTGINFLQYIWQKRLDRVFQQLKTTDTPLKDLILEVGYLDTPNFIRKFKKETGLTPGQYRKLHRTPGSDEGTESAS, encoded by the coding sequence ATGGACTATTTCAAATCCAAACTGTTCCTGAAATACATTTGGTCCTACCTGTTCATTCTGCTAATTCCACTCGTGTTCATGACCGTATTTATCTATGAAAATGCAGTAACCACCCTCCGTACTGAAATTGAAAGCTCGCGTCTGGCCCAGTTATCACAAACGAAAGTGACCATTGACAGCCGAATGAAAGAGCTTAGCGAGATTGCTTCCCGGATTTCTTACGATAACCGGCTCTCTTCCTATCGGGTCACCAATACCCAGACCAGCCCGGAAGCCATTCGCGCATTGGATCAGTACAAAGCCACCAGTTCCATGATTGATGAAATCTATCTTTATTTCCACGATGACAAACGCATTTATTCCAGCAAAGGCCTGACCGACTTCGAGGTATTTGCCGACAATCTCAGCTTCAAGAACTGGAACAAGCAATCCCTGTATAACGATCTCAATGAAACCAAGCATCCTACCGTAAGACCTGCCGACGTGGTGACCAAAACCGGTGGAGTACAGGACCGCAAGCTTGCTTACCTTATTCCCATTACTCCAAACAGTCTGAACCCTCATGCCACGGTCATGGTATTTATCAAGGAGTCGCAGATTACAGATCTGATTGATTCCATACTTGGAAACTATCAAGGTCTGACCTATGTCCTCGATGCAGAAGGACAGGTGCTGACGGCCAACCATCAAGGAGATACCCTAAGCACAGATGCATCAGCTACCCTGTTTAATACCCTTACTCCAGGGATCCAGGAACGCACGCTGGACGGCAAAGATCATTCCATCGTATCTGTTCAATCGGAAACTAACGGCTGGACCTACATGACGATAATGCCAAGCTCCCAGTTCTTCAGCAGTGTACTGGATGTCCGCAGTTTCATGATGATGATCTTAGGTATCGTCCTCCTGGTCGGAGTCGCGATCGCTCTCGTTCTGGCCAAAATGCAGTATAAGCCCATCTCAACCCTGGTCGAATTTGCTTCTTCCCGCTTCCCGGAAAAGAAGAATGATGGCGAGTCTGGAAATGCCAATGAGCTGGAACGGATTCGTTCCGCCTTACAGAATTACAGCTCCCGCATCGATTTGCAGGAACCGTTTGCCCGGAATCAGTACTTGTCGACCTTAATTAAGTCCGGAGATCCGGATCCATTGTCTTCTGAACTGGTGCAGTTATTCGACCTGAAACTGGACAAGGAGTATTTGTTTGTCATGGTCATCGGCTGGAATGATTCCAAACATGCCGATATGGAACTCCGCCGCCGTATTGCAGGCAGTCTCGCCCATATTGAATTGCTTGATCTGCAGGCAACCGGTTATGGCGTTGAGCTGCCCCAGCTGGACCGATTCGGTTTAATCATGAGTTTTGATTCCGTAGAAGGGATAGATCGGATATCCCGTATAAAACAAATTATGGAACAGATACGAGGCTTACTTCTGGACACATTGTCCATTACGCCGTTGATTGGTGCAGGAAGTGCATATCGGCAGCTTCACGAGCTTACCCAGTCTTATGTTGAAGCCTGTTCTGCCTTTGATTTGCTCGTACCAGGTGAGTATGGGTCATCGGCTTTATTTGAAGAAATATCCAAGACACCGAGCCATTCCTACTGGATCCCAAACCATATGCAGCTGAAGCTGGTTCAAAGTCTGAAACAGGGAAACACCGATATCGCTTCCCAGTTGATTCGTTCATCCGTAACCAGTTTGCAGTCTTCCATGCTGCCTGCACTGCTTGTGCGCTGCATCAGCTTTGATCTACTGAACACGATCCTTAAGACAGCTTCGGAACTTGGAGAACATCAAATGCTGCACCAGATTGCTCCCAACATGGTGTTTAGCAGTTCACTGGAAGAGCTGGAATCCATCCTGCTCTCGCTTGCCTCCCAGTTATGTAACGAGGTAAAAAAGGATACGCAGCAGGAAGAGCAGACATTAATAGACCGTATTATTGAATACATTGATGCCCATTTTACAGATCACAATCTTAGCCTGGATACGCTTGCCTATGAATTTGAAGTTTCACCGTCCCATGTCAGCCGTTCCTTTAAGGAGAAGACCGGAATCAACTTCCTTCAGTACATTTGGCAAAAACGACTCGACAGGGTGTTTCAACAACTGAAAACGACGGATACTCCCCTAAAAGATCTCATTCTGGAAGTTGGGTATCTGGATACGCCGAATTTTATCCGTAAATTCAAGAAAGAGACTGGGCTTACTCCCGGGCAATATCGCAAGCTTCATCGCACCCCGGGTAGTGATGAGGGGACTGAATCTGCCAGCTAA
- a CDS encoding alpha-L-fucosidase encodes MQKWFEDAKLGIFIHYGIYAVDGVAESWSFYNGRMTYDEYMEQMERFTASRFNAAAWANLIERSGAKYAVLTTKHHDGVALWDTQYSDLNTVKKTQAARDIVKEYADAILAKGLRLGLYYSLIDWSHPDYPSVYEGGKVPDDPGSSNPFSYPLDGIQDETKWQKFLEFNNHQLKELLTGFGKVDLLWFDGDWERSEKQWNLPEFKRYLTSMQPELIINSRLQGHGDYKTPEQGLPITRPDGPWEFCTTINSSWGYVPTDQHYKSLHQIVRMFCDCISMGGNMLLDIGPREDGTIDERQEAILLGLGDWIRAHEEAVYGTRDGIMSRYYGDGSTLSADEKTLYLFVHGNPKESICVKGLCNKIKKVSVLHSGKELTYDIHGGVPWFQIPGTTWIHLTGEDTHELTTVVKLEFDEKVDMYGGSGAVVTHN; translated from the coding sequence ATGCAGAAATGGTTTGAGGATGCGAAGCTGGGAATTTTTATTCACTACGGAATTTATGCAGTGGACGGCGTTGCGGAGTCCTGGTCATTCTACAATGGCCGTATGACTTATGACGAATATATGGAGCAAATGGAGCGATTCACCGCCTCCAGATTCAATGCCGCGGCATGGGCGAATCTGATTGAGAGATCGGGTGCCAAGTATGCTGTGCTGACAACCAAGCATCATGACGGAGTCGCTCTGTGGGATACACAGTACAGTGACTTGAATACGGTGAAGAAAACACAGGCTGCACGGGATATTGTCAAAGAATATGCAGATGCGATCTTGGCAAAGGGACTTCGACTCGGACTCTACTACTCGTTGATCGACTGGTCCCATCCGGATTACCCGAGTGTATATGAAGGCGGCAAGGTGCCGGATGACCCTGGTTCTTCCAATCCGTTCTCCTATCCCCTGGATGGGATTCAGGATGAAACCAAATGGCAGAAGTTTCTGGAGTTTAACAACCATCAACTGAAAGAATTGCTTACCGGGTTTGGCAAAGTTGATCTGCTATGGTTTGACGGAGATTGGGAACGAAGCGAGAAGCAGTGGAACCTGCCTGAATTCAAACGGTATCTAACATCAATGCAGCCAGAACTCATAATTAATTCACGCCTGCAAGGACACGGGGATTACAAAACGCCTGAACAAGGCCTGCCGATTACGAGACCAGACGGGCCGTGGGAGTTTTGTACAACGATCAATTCCTCTTGGGGGTATGTCCCTACGGATCAGCATTACAAATCACTGCATCAGATCGTGCGCATGTTTTGCGACTGCATCTCCATGGGCGGCAACATGCTGCTTGATATTGGCCCAAGGGAGGACGGAACAATTGATGAGAGACAGGAGGCAATTCTTTTAGGTCTTGGCGATTGGATCAGAGCGCATGAAGAAGCCGTATACGGGACAAGAGACGGGATTATGAGCCGGTATTATGGCGACGGAAGCACTCTCTCGGCAGATGAGAAAACACTCTATCTCTTTGTGCATGGAAATCCGAAGGAAAGTATTTGTGTGAAAGGGTTGTGCAACAAAATCAAGAAAGTATCCGTGCTGCATTCAGGCAAAGAACTGACGTATGACATTCACGGCGGGGTTCCGTGGTTTCAAATTCCCGGTACAACATGGATTCACCTGACCGGTGAAGATACCCATGAACTGACAACAGTGGTGAAGCTGGAATTTGATGAGAAGGTTGATATGTACGGCGGCTCCGGGGCAGTCGTTACTCATAACTGA
- a CDS encoding carbohydrate-binding family 9-like protein: MMLSGVPIPRMDTYQPKHYMCRRAVGELVLDGRLDKPFWDQAEWTDKFVDIEGDLRPAPAKDTRVKMLWDDEHFYFGAELWEDQIWATLTERDSVIFYDNDFEIFIDPDGDSHGYYEFEINALNTVWDLLLIKPYRDGGPPLDSWDLKGLKTAVYIDGELNRPEANNRKWSVEVAIPWTSLKECAKEKRAPLPGEFWRVNFSRVEWQAEVVNGNYRKVMDPDTGKPYPEDNWVWSPMGLVNMHYPELWGYVVFADEDDGNDDFALPQDERIKWELRKLYYLQRNYREKNGTFTQDLSLLGWTSDVEVHPEVYAAKRLFQISAATADGTGRWLIREDGNLWEERDMK; encoded by the coding sequence ATGATGCTAAGTGGCGTGCCCATACCACGTATGGATACCTATCAGCCGAAACACTATATGTGCCGCCGTGCAGTAGGTGAGCTGGTGCTTGACGGAAGGCTGGACAAGCCTTTCTGGGATCAGGCGGAATGGACGGACAAGTTTGTGGATATTGAAGGGGATCTTCGTCCTGCTCCCGCGAAGGATACAAGGGTGAAAATGCTGTGGGACGATGAACACTTTTATTTCGGTGCCGAGCTTTGGGAGGATCAGATCTGGGCAACGTTGACTGAGCGCGATTCCGTCATTTTTTATGACAACGACTTTGAGATTTTCATTGATCCAGACGGGGACAGCCACGGTTACTACGAATTCGAAATCAATGCGCTAAATACGGTATGGGACCTGCTCCTGATCAAGCCTTACAGGGACGGGGGACCACCGCTGGACAGTTGGGATTTGAAAGGATTGAAAACAGCCGTGTATATTGACGGCGAGCTGAATCGTCCCGAAGCGAATAACCGGAAATGGTCTGTCGAGGTTGCGATCCCGTGGACCAGTCTGAAAGAGTGCGCCAAGGAAAAGCGGGCTCCGCTGCCGGGTGAATTTTGGAGAGTCAATTTTTCGCGGGTAGAGTGGCAGGCTGAGGTGGTGAATGGAAATTACCGCAAAGTAATGGATCCCGATACCGGTAAGCCCTATCCGGAGGATAACTGGGTCTGGTCGCCGATGGGACTGGTGAATATGCATTATCCCGAACTGTGGGGCTATGTTGTGTTTGCCGATGAGGATGATGGTAATGACGATTTTGCGCTGCCGCAGGATGAACGGATTAAATGGGAGCTAAGAAAGCTATATTATCTGCAGCGTAATTACAGGGAAAAGAATGGGACGTTTACGCAAGACCTGTCATTGCTCGGCTGGACTTCTGATGTGGAAGTTCATCCTGAGGTTTATGCTGCCAAACGCCTATTTCAAATTTCAGCTGCGACTGCGGACGGGACCGGAAGATGGCTCATTCGCGAAGACGGGAACCTATGGGAAGAGAGGGATATGAAATGA
- a CDS encoding transglutaminase-like domain-containing protein — translation MSVQMSAFSLTPEDMKSIEDKLHIKKELVQAQADEIFAVFKEPLSVEEEWALKFVYAYSPLQDLADVPGALFLSHVRSTLRMRREVPWGQRVPDNLFLHFVLPCRVNTENIEDCRAIFYAELVGRIMPLTMSDAILEANYWCHEKAVYTGSDLRTVSPLTMIRSARGRCGEESTLAVTALRSIGIPARQVYTPRWAHCDDNHAWVEAWADGTWYYIGACEPEARLNQGWFTPPARRSMLMNTRVLGSYRGPEDVTLATEWYTELNLLENYAPTKELTVSVKDLAGVPVKGTSVRFELYNMAEFYPIAELLTDENGEVVFKTGYGALLIRAVFQGRWREHKVTVDTTDRLELVLDLQSQPVQESGVVDFDMVPPPETQGEELPALTEEAESLHQQRLSEGTEVRTAFEATFITHKESTDLSRQLGLPEARVWDVMQKSRGNGHEIAAFLRESSPEHGEWPLLLLESLNSKDLIDTFRPVLQEHLTYSLPLRGMIPDTLFIPYVLCPRVAFEMLGPYREQFQAAFASDERDAMVKEPSLLVTAIKEKFIHSEDLPNLKGKGTAAGTYRLMAGDEESLAILFVSICRSIGVPSRLHPSERKPQYWQNGSWIFADLGNEEKVKLRMGTIRLVQNEAGANVPEASYYENISIARLVQGKYVTLHFPYKETKLFAEPLPAEEGSYRMTTGIRLKNGTVKARFTYFKLNEGEEACVDVTFRSADEEIPVLGTVDKHVELRWNDGSIATLENSVGTAAGMLLSWIEPEREPTIHLLKELADLRKELVERNVPIVLLTGSAGTGKSLQSKQLEMLPSQVRLGEDEAASLPEVFRSSGATESGYPHLVVLDEAYRIRYISSGYRIGAVKEAIQVSSLLTGQRSDAIGHEGGSL, via the coding sequence ATGAGTGTGCAGATGTCGGCGTTTTCGCTTACTCCCGAAGATATGAAATCTATTGAAGATAAGCTTCATATCAAAAAGGAGCTTGTCCAGGCACAGGCTGACGAGATCTTTGCCGTATTCAAGGAGCCGCTGTCCGTGGAAGAAGAGTGGGCGCTCAAGTTTGTGTATGCATACAGTCCGCTTCAGGATCTGGCAGATGTACCGGGTGCGCTGTTTTTAAGTCACGTAAGATCAACTCTGCGAATGCGGCGGGAGGTTCCGTGGGGGCAACGGGTACCGGATAATTTGTTCCTTCATTTTGTGCTTCCCTGCAGGGTTAATACGGAGAATATCGAGGATTGCCGAGCGATCTTCTACGCAGAACTGGTGGGTCGCATCATGCCGCTCACGATGTCAGACGCGATTCTGGAAGCCAACTACTGGTGCCATGAAAAGGCAGTCTATACCGGCAGCGATCTTAGGACGGTTTCACCGCTCACCATGATTCGGAGTGCAAGGGGGCGCTGCGGGGAAGAATCAACGCTGGCCGTGACTGCACTGCGAAGTATTGGGATTCCTGCCCGTCAGGTATATACTCCTCGCTGGGCACATTGTGATGACAATCATGCCTGGGTGGAAGCGTGGGCTGACGGAACATGGTATTATATCGGCGCTTGTGAACCGGAGGCCAGGCTGAACCAGGGATGGTTTACGCCACCTGCCCGCCGGTCGATGTTGATGAATACAAGAGTGCTTGGCAGCTATCGTGGTCCGGAGGATGTAACACTGGCAACAGAATGGTATACCGAGCTGAATCTTTTGGAGAACTACGCTCCAACAAAGGAGCTGACTGTATCGGTCAAGGATCTGGCCGGAGTTCCAGTGAAGGGGACTTCTGTGCGATTTGAACTGTATAACATGGCCGAATTCTATCCGATTGCAGAGTTATTGACGGATGAGAACGGAGAAGTGGTCTTCAAGACGGGATATGGTGCTCTGCTTATCCGGGCGGTATTTCAGGGACGGTGGCGGGAGCATAAGGTCACGGTTGACACAACAGACCGATTGGAACTTGTGCTGGATCTGCAAAGTCAACCTGTGCAAGAGAGCGGAGTAGTTGATTTCGACATGGTTCCTCCGCCTGAGACGCAGGGTGAGGAGCTCCCTGCATTGACAGAGGAAGCTGAGTCGCTGCATCAGCAGCGTTTGTCGGAGGGGACGGAAGTCCGTACTGCGTTTGAAGCCACGTTTATAACTCATAAGGAGAGCACGGATCTATCTCGGCAGCTAGGCCTTCCGGAGGCTAGGGTATGGGACGTCATGCAGAAATCGCGCGGAAATGGCCACGAAATCGCCGCGTTTCTCAGGGAAAGCTCTCCAGAGCACGGGGAGTGGCCGTTACTGCTGCTGGAGTCGCTGAATAGTAAGGATTTGATTGACACGTTCCGTCCCGTACTACAGGAGCATTTAACTTATTCGCTTCCTCTGCGCGGTATGATCCCGGATACCTTGTTTATTCCCTATGTGTTATGTCCTCGCGTTGCATTTGAGATGCTTGGGCCGTACAGGGAACAATTCCAGGCAGCCTTTGCTTCAGATGAGAGGGATGCCATGGTGAAAGAGCCTTCACTTCTTGTTACAGCAATCAAGGAGAAGTTTATTCATTCGGAGGATCTGCCCAATCTGAAAGGAAAGGGTACAGCGGCAGGGACTTATCGGTTAATGGCCGGGGATGAGGAATCGCTGGCAATCCTATTTGTTTCCATCTGTCGCAGTATTGGCGTTCCTTCCCGTCTGCATCCAAGTGAACGCAAGCCGCAGTATTGGCAGAATGGGTCCTGGATCTTCGCGGATCTTGGCAATGAGGAAAAGGTGAAGCTCCGAATGGGAACCATTCGTCTTGTGCAAAACGAGGCAGGAGCAAACGTGCCGGAGGCTTCCTACTATGAGAACATTTCCATTGCCCGGCTTGTTCAGGGGAAATACGTGACTTTGCATTTCCCTTATAAAGAGACGAAGCTGTTTGCCGAGCCTCTGCCAGCTGAGGAAGGGTCCTATCGAATGACGACAGGCATACGATTGAAAAATGGCACGGTAAAAGCTCGTTTTACCTATTTTAAGTTGAATGAAGGGGAAGAGGCTTGTGTTGACGTAACCTTCCGCAGCGCCGATGAGGAAATTCCTGTCCTTGGAACGGTGGATAAGCACGTGGAACTGCGATGGAACGACGGAAGCATAGCTACACTAGAGAATAGCGTTGGAACGGCAGCGGGCATGCTTCTTTCCTGGATTGAACCGGAGCGAGAACCGACCATACATTTGCTGAAAGAACTTGCTGACCTGAGGAAAGAATTGGTGGAGCGGAATGTACCGATTGTATTGCTTACTGGCTCTGCTGGTACAGGAAAATCATTGCAGAGCAAACAGCTGGAGATGCTGCCGTCACAAGTCCGGTTAGGCGAGGACGAGGCTGCCTCATTGCCTGAAGTGTTCCGCAGCTCTGGAGCGACAGAGTCAGGTTATCCCCATCTTGTCGTCCTGGATGAAGCTTATCGGATCCGTTATATTTCATCAGGATACCGGATTGGTGCCGTGAAGGAAGCCATTCAGGTAAGTTCGCTGCTGACCGGACAGCGCAGTGATGCAATCGGGCATGAAGGAGGCAGCCTATGA
- a CDS encoding glycoside hydrolase family 18 protein has protein sequence MNPKWIVGYVGHRDLNDVPEVDLSRMTHINIAFAHIQEDVIQTSHLQHMDRIPVIKKAFPDLKMILSVGGWSAGGFSEAAATEQGRQKLAGSAVLAVTTYGLDGIDLDWEYPCYGEAGIAASAEDKVNFTLLLKTIRAALTKQGELDDRHYMLTIAAGADQYYIDGTEMDQVQQYLDYVQLMTYDMRGGFQVLTGHHTNLYTATGDLYRISTDASVRMFHNAGVPRDKIVIGAAFYSRMWKGVPDRNNGLHQMAETTGGYGPEYTELSEKYIGLNGYVRYWDNEAKAPYLFNGNTLISYDDPDSIRAKCQYIIEQDLAGVMFWEYKCDASHELLKTMDDELRAGRHA, from the coding sequence ATGAACCCAAAATGGATTGTTGGATATGTTGGACATCGTGACTTGAACGATGTGCCGGAGGTAGACTTGAGCAGGATGACGCATATCAATATCGCATTTGCTCATATTCAGGAAGATGTCATTCAGACCAGCCATCTGCAACATATGGATCGGATTCCGGTGATCAAAAAGGCTTTCCCGGATCTGAAAATGATTTTGTCTGTCGGAGGCTGGAGTGCAGGCGGATTCTCGGAGGCGGCAGCGACCGAGCAAGGGAGGCAGAAGCTGGCAGGATCAGCTGTCCTGGCCGTGACTACCTACGGACTGGATGGCATTGACTTGGATTGGGAATACCCGTGTTATGGAGAGGCGGGTATCGCTGCCTCTGCGGAGGACAAAGTTAACTTTACGCTACTGTTAAAAACGATAAGGGCAGCTCTGACGAAGCAAGGTGAACTAGATGACAGGCATTATATGCTGACCATTGCGGCCGGTGCTGATCAGTACTACATTGACGGTACGGAAATGGATCAGGTACAGCAGTACCTTGATTATGTACAGCTGATGACGTACGACATGCGTGGAGGTTTCCAGGTACTGACTGGACACCATACCAATCTCTATACTGCGACAGGTGATTTATACCGGATTAGCACGGATGCCTCGGTACGTATGTTTCATAATGCAGGTGTACCGCGAGATAAAATTGTCATTGGTGCGGCATTTTACTCCAGGATGTGGAAAGGTGTACCGGACCGTAACAACGGATTGCATCAGATGGCCGAGACGACCGGAGGTTACGGACCCGAATATACGGAGTTAAGCGAAAAGTATATTGGCCTTAACGGATATGTCCGATATTGGGATAATGAGGCCAAGGCCCCTTATTTGTTTAATGGCAACACACTCATCTCTTACGATGATCCGGATTCGATCAGAGCAAAATGCCAGTATATCATTGAGCAGGATCTTGCCGGGGTGATGTTCTGGGAATACAAATGTGATGCGTCACATGAGCTGCTGAAAACGATGGATGACGAGCTCCGCGCAGGACGGCATGCGTAG